Proteins encoded by one window of Metamycoplasma subdolum:
- the atpD gene encoding F0F1 ATP synthase subunit beta, whose translation MATKKLTAKTEKTTELKKKIKKTTVKKASVKSTKKTTSKTTTKLIKQDSKNYGVITQILGAVIDVKFEDRKTPNMLNALMVVQDDKFAPPQVLEVAQHIGNDSVRTIAMNLTIGLKRGMKVVDLGRPISVPVGNQVLSRMFNVLGEPIDQKGAIEKAKLMPIHRPAPTYEEQKSTLEIFETGIKVIDLLTPYIKGGKIGLFGGAGVGKTVLIQELINNIAKEHGGLSVFAGVGERTREGNDLYHEMKASGVLEKTALVFGQMNEPPGARMRAPFCALTMAEYFRDELGQDVLLFIDNIFRFTQAGSEVSALLGRMPSAVGYQPTLATEMGQLQERITSTNKGSITSVQAVYVPADDLTDPAPATTFTHLDAKTVLDRDIAALGIYPAIDPLASSSRMMDPNVIGLEHYNTAREVQSILQRFKELQDIIAILGMHELSDDDKKIVARARRIRNFLSQPFFVAEKFSGIKGKYIPLKETVNSFKEILSGNYDSLPEEAFLYVGTIEDVVEKAKRIEGK comes from the coding sequence ATGGCTACTAAAAAATTAACTGCAAAAACTGAAAAAACTACTGAATTAAAGAAGAAAATTAAAAAAACAACAGTCAAAAAAGCATCTGTAAAATCAACTAAAAAAACAACATCAAAAACTACTACAAAATTAATTAAACAAGATAGTAAAAATTATGGTGTTATTACTCAAATTTTAGGTGCTGTTATTGATGTTAAGTTTGAAGATAGAAAAACTCCAAATATGTTAAATGCTCTTATGGTTGTTCAAGATGATAAATTTGCTCCTCCTCAAGTTTTAGAAGTAGCACAACATATTGGGAATGACTCTGTTAGAACTATTGCAATGAACCTTACAATTGGGTTAAAAAGAGGAATGAAAGTTGTTGACTTAGGACGCCCAATTTCTGTTCCTGTTGGCAATCAAGTACTTTCAAGAATGTTCAATGTTTTAGGTGAACCAATCGATCAAAAAGGGGCAATCGAAAAGGCTAAGTTAATGCCAATCCATCGTCCCGCTCCAACTTATGAAGAACAAAAATCAACTCTTGAAATTTTTGAAACCGGAATTAAAGTTATAGACCTTTTAACACCATATATTAAAGGTGGAAAAATTGGACTTTTTGGTGGAGCCGGAGTTGGTAAAACTGTTTTAATTCAAGAACTAATTAATAACATTGCAAAAGAACATGGCGGACTTTCTGTTTTTGCCGGAGTTGGTGAAAGAACTAGAGAAGGAAATGACCTTTATCATGAAATGAAAGCTAGTGGCGTTTTAGAAAAAACAGCACTTGTTTTTGGGCAAATGAATGAACCTCCAGGGGCTAGAATGAGAGCACCTTTCTGTGCTTTAACAATGGCAGAATATTTTAGAGACGAACTTGGACAAGATGTTCTTTTATTTATTGATAATATCTTTAGATTTACCCAAGCTGGCTCTGAAGTTTCAGCACTTTTAGGACGTATGCCATCTGCCGTTGGTTATCAACCAACTTTAGCCACTGAAATGGGACAACTGCAAGAAAGAATCACATCAACTAACAAAGGCTCAATTACCTCAGTTCAAGCAGTTTATGTTCCGGCAGATGATTTGACTGACCCAGCCCCAGCAACAACATTTACTCACCTTGATGCTAAGACAGTTTTAGATCGTGATATTGCTGCTTTAGGAATCTATCCTGCAATTGATCCTCTTGCTTCTTCTTCAAGAATGATGGATCCAAATGTTATTGGTTTAGAACATTACAACACTGCTCGTGAAGTTCAAAGTATTTTACAAAGATTTAAAGAATTACAAGATATTATCGCTATTTTAGGTATGCATGAACTTAGCGATGATGATAAGAAAATAGTTGCTCGTGCAAGAAGAATTAGAAACTTTTTATCTCAACCCTTCTTCGTTGCAGAAAAGTTTTCAGGCATTAAAGGAAAATATATTCCATTAAAAGAAACTGTAAATTCATTTAAAGAAATTCTTTCAGGTAATTATGATTCACTGCCAGAAGAAGCATTTCTTTATGTGGGCACAATTGAAGATGTAGTTGAAAAAGCGAAAAGAATTGAAGGTAAATAA
- a CDS encoding YgjP-like metallopeptidase domain-containing protein translates to MKVIFTNNINTYFKIQDNIFELRVRKDLFETKQVLDFLDSSILLSLNKIEKPKLDIIEEERYFYYFGKKINYIFEKEQRQIYFKIDEKIVRLNCINEDKIKGTIWNFLLPKLEKILTDLVWKYNEKMEIHLKEIKIKINIKKVAWGTNFIKKKLITFARSLAFFSPEIINYVVVHEMCHFFHPNHSKKFWEMVQRFCPNYKELKNNLNNNKFSL, encoded by the coding sequence GTGAAAGTAATTTTTACTAATAACATTAATACTTACTTCAAAATTCAAGACAACATTTTTGAACTTAGAGTGAGAAAAGATCTCTTTGAAACCAAGCAAGTTTTAGATTTTTTAGACTCATCAATTCTGTTAAGCTTAAATAAGATTGAAAAACCAAAACTTGACATCATTGAAGAAGAAAGATATTTTTATTATTTTGGCAAAAAAATTAACTATATTTTTGAAAAAGAACAAAGACAAATTTATTTCAAAATTGATGAAAAAATAGTTAGATTAAATTGCATTAATGAAGATAAAATCAAAGGAACAATTTGAAATTTTTTACTACCTAAACTTGAAAAAATTTTAACTGATTTAGTTTGAAAATATAATGAAAAAATGGAAATACATCTTAAAGAAATTAAGATAAAAATCAATATTAAAAAAGTGGCTTGAGGAACTAATTTTATAAAGAAAAAATTAATTACTTTTGCAAGGAGTTTAGCCTTCTTTAGCCCTGAAATCATAAACTACGTAGTAGTTCATGAAATGTGTCATTTCTTTCATCCCAATCATTCTAAAAAATTTTGAGAAATGGTTCAAAGATTTTGTCCAAATTACAAAGAGTTGAAAAACAATTTAAATAACAATAAATTTTCTCTATAA
- a CDS encoding signal peptidase II — MSKEKIFSKAWWKQYRWQTILINLGIFFAFFVTCLLIDLLTKHYLFRWNDEKTDGDLVVTYRGFIFGVRSLLHRGSTLELNLGIPALHAITIIIVLGAILTSILIRDKMYRWIIPGLALIAAGSLGNMIDRAAFGGVRDIVFIPWADRGTFNFADVDIIFGVIYIVISIIVMVIVASVRDKKRAAQEEIDDEYSESVAIKSKSEEQNNNNSDIVVDPTRKE; from the coding sequence ATGTCTAAAGAAAAGATTTTTTCAAAGGCTTGATGAAAGCAATATAGGTGACAAACTATCCTTATAAATTTAGGTATTTTCTTTGCATTTTTTGTGACATGTCTACTTATAGATTTACTTACAAAACATTATCTTTTTAGATGAAATGATGAAAAGACTGATGGCGATTTAGTTGTAACTTATAGAGGATTTATTTTTGGCGTTCGTTCGCTTTTACATAGAGGTTCAACGCTTGAACTTAACCTAGGAATTCCCGCACTTCATGCAATAACAATTATTATAGTTTTGGGTGCAATTTTAACCTCAATATTAATTAGAGATAAAATGTATCGTTGAATCATTCCTGGCCTTGCTTTAATTGCTGCAGGATCACTTGGAAACATGATTGATAGAGCGGCTTTCGGGGGAGTAAGAGATATTGTTTTTATTCCTTGAGCTGACCGTGGAACATTTAATTTTGCTGATGTTGATATTATCTTTGGAGTAATTTATATTGTTATTTCAATCATTGTAATGGTAATTGTTGCAAGTGTTAGAGATAAGAAAAGAGCAGCACAAGAAGAAATTGATGATGAATATTCTGAAAGTGTTGCTATTAAAAGCAAAAGTGAAGAACAAAACAATAACAATTCAGATATAGTAGTTGATCCAACAAGAAAAGAATAA
- a CDS encoding F0F1 ATP synthase subunit epsilon, whose amino-acid sequence MAKEKVQINLIISTPQGVYFDDLVDIVTFKTSEGYIGLMPGATKFMAAIVPSKLYINFENTDKRKTFYVDHGIAQFKDDVLYLILNEIDTNPLSNERKKMIEDAQKKYSIVEEIRIKRKILENKK is encoded by the coding sequence ATGGCAAAAGAAAAAGTACAAATTAACTTAATTATTTCAACACCACAAGGTGTTTATTTTGATGATTTAGTTGACATTGTTACTTTTAAAACTTCTGAAGGTTATATTGGCCTTATGCCGGGTGCTACTAAATTTATGGCCGCCATTGTTCCTTCGAAACTTTATATTAATTTTGAGAATACTGATAAAAGAAAAACCTTTTATGTAGATCATGGAATAGCTCAATTTAAAGATGATGTTTTATATCTAATTTTGAATGAAATTGATACAAATCCTCTTTCGAATGAAAGAAAAAAGATGATTGAAGATGCTCAAAAGAAATATTCAATTGTTGAAGAAATAAGAATCAAAAGAAAGATTCTTGAAAATAAAAAATAA
- the rpsT gene encoding 30S ribosomal protein S20 — protein MANIKSKQKAILSNQKANARNSAIKSSVKTAIKKAKKAAENKDPKTADFVANAHHEIDKAVSKGVLHLNNGARKASRLDAFIAKNK, from the coding sequence GTGGCAAATATCAAATCAAAACAAAAAGCAATATTATCTAATCAAAAAGCTAATGCACGTAATTCAGCAATCAAATCTTCAGTAAAAACTGCGATTAAAAAAGCAAAAAAAGCAGCAGAAAACAAAGATCCTAAAACTGCAGATTTTGTTGCAAATGCTCACCACGAAATTGATAAAGCTGTTTCAAAAGGTGTTTTACATTTAAATAACGGAGCAAGAAAAGCTAGCCGTTTAGATGCATTTATTGCTAAAAATAAATAA
- a CDS encoding nuclease-related domain-containing protein: protein MNQEYIKWIGIGIAGFVALLIMIIVIVVLAKKSKKRRLAEQARKNSEFVQVLTDFGKYNEAIYLPKQTLKFEEGQIHDIAPLLLSKNGIFVLYHLVSDAKIEGNCLEREWVKKEGNKKKIFPSPIMKIDENIKLFSKYLPAGIPIYSLLVIVGDNKEALDIYNVPGYLVVTPLNELMSNLMAIKEQAPVKLTRQNLIELNEMFRNMSVQAKK, encoded by the coding sequence ATGAATCAAGAATACATTAAATGAATCGGGATTGGTATTGCAGGTTTTGTTGCTTTATTAATCATGATTATTGTAATAGTTGTTTTAGCTAAAAAATCAAAGAAAAGAAGACTTGCTGAACAAGCACGCAAAAATAGTGAATTTGTTCAAGTTTTAACTGATTTTGGTAAATACAATGAAGCAATTTACTTGCCAAAACAAACTTTAAAATTTGAAGAAGGTCAAATTCACGACATTGCACCCTTACTACTTTCAAAAAATGGAATTTTCGTTCTTTATCATTTAGTTTCAGATGCAAAAATTGAAGGTAACTGTTTAGAACGCGAATGAGTTAAAAAAGAAGGAAATAAGAAGAAAATTTTCCCAAGTCCAATTATGAAAATTGATGAAAACATTAAGCTTTTCTCAAAATACCTTCCAGCAGGAATTCCAATCTACAGTTTATTGGTAATAGTTGGCGACAATAAAGAAGCTTTAGATATTTATAATGTACCAGGTTACTTGGTAGTAACGCCATTAAACGAACTTATGTCAAACTTAATGGCTATTAAAGAACAAGCTCCTGTAAAACTAACAAGACAAAACTTAATAGAACTAAACGAGATGTTTAGAAACATGTCAGTTCAAGCCAAAAAATAA
- the atpG gene encoding ATP synthase F1 subunit gamma encodes MKSLQKIKHRINSINSTKKITKAMQLVATAKYGKIKNKLEDVSLYYKTVQNVFFNLMKNSTQDIDTLLNVKAYKFEKSRNLYIIVGSDLGLCGSYNSNLIKKINEEVKGKDILIVIGSKILSIINKNPNFHIIQTLTQIGDNPSYEIAQIISQKIYDVLEISWLKSVKIIYTKYINAIKSEPIVEEIFPVTFSKEKEEIITDEKDKQTYEPSAEKILTTSFTLFFEASIYNALFNSKLAETSSRRTAMEQASDNAEDLIEELEHEYNNSRQSKITQEITEIVSGANK; translated from the coding sequence ATGAAGAGTTTACAAAAAATAAAGCATCGTATAAATTCAATTAATTCAACCAAAAAAATAACTAAAGCAATGCAACTTGTAGCAACTGCAAAATATGGAAAGATTAAAAACAAACTAGAAGATGTTAGTTTATATTACAAAACAGTTCAAAATGTCTTCTTTAACTTGATGAAAAATTCAACCCAAGATATTGATACACTTTTAAATGTAAAAGCTTATAAATTTGAAAAGTCACGTAATCTTTATATTATTGTAGGAAGCGACCTAGGACTTTGTGGAAGTTATAATTCCAACCTGATAAAAAAGATTAATGAAGAAGTAAAAGGCAAAGATATTTTAATTGTAATTGGATCAAAAATTCTTTCAATAATCAACAAAAACCCAAACTTCCATATTATTCAAACATTAACTCAAATTGGTGATAATCCAAGCTATGAAATCGCTCAAATAATTAGTCAAAAAATTTATGATGTCCTTGAAATCTCATGACTTAAATCTGTAAAAATAATTTATACAAAATATATTAATGCAATTAAATCAGAACCAATCGTAGAAGAAATTTTCCCTGTAACTTTTTCAAAAGAAAAAGAAGAAATTATAACTGATGAAAAAGATAAACAAACCTATGAACCAAGTGCTGAAAAAATTCTAACAACTTCATTCACTTTATTTTTCGAAGCTTCAATTTATAATGCATTGTTTAATTCAAAACTTGCTGAAACTTCTTCAAGAAGAACAGCAATGGAACAAGCAAGCGATAATGCTGAAGATTTAATCGAAGAACTTGAACACGAATATAACAATTCTCGTCAAAGTAAAATAACTCAAGAAATAACCGAAATTGTATCTGGAGCTAACAAATAA
- a CDS encoding dUTP diphosphatase, whose translation MKIKLEKIFELQRELDESLNDKVKSIGDENIDVKRIIALLVELGEFANEVKLFKYWKKQKALSYDKVYEECADVLHFISSIATKNNVKNEIEILIFNNDFSLQLAEVYKLFVQLLDNKNEDSILKAFGAFLGLTKIVNLDLKKIEDAYIRKNKINHDRIKNNY comes from the coding sequence ATGAAAATTAAATTAGAAAAGATATTTGAATTGCAACGCGAACTTGATGAATCCTTGAATGATAAAGTGAAAAGCATTGGTGATGAAAACATAGATGTTAAAAGAATTATTGCTCTCTTAGTTGAACTTGGTGAATTTGCTAATGAAGTAAAACTTTTTAAATATTGAAAAAAGCAAAAAGCACTTAGCTATGACAAGGTTTATGAAGAATGTGCCGATGTGCTTCATTTCATCAGCTCAATTGCAACCAAAAATAACGTAAAGAATGAAATAGAAATCTTAATTTTTAATAATGATTTTTCATTACAACTTGCTGAAGTGTATAAACTTTTTGTCCAACTTTTAGATAATAAAAATGAAGATTCAATTTTAAAAGCCTTTGGTGCATTCTTAGGACTTACTAAAATAGTGAATCTTGATTTGAAAAAGATAGAAGATGCTTATATAAGAAAAAATAAAATAAACCACGACCGAATTAAGAATAATTACTAG
- a CDS encoding TrkH family potassium uptake protein — protein MKAQLIRHKRSNRFFNFFKRLGVIKYIFIVYILVILIASLLLYWPISHNKEYLTKNNLKVTYMNCFFLAASAFSDTGLTTMPIAFTFNMFGQAVVAIAILIGGLGVFTLKFYIFTTLFSFKLNIFNSEQIQSERGGGNNIGETKKIIKVSITFLLIALLAGFIIFSLIFYTSGDGLFNNKKYEFGPKWEDGMTLSQKIKPGEFNPYEIESQNPYKNFSLSFRYGVFHTISSLNNAGFDIIGSKSLQPYYKNYALQIFTMIYIFLGGIGYPVIYDVYSKIKSLDKRNPRHRFTLFTKLSLVTYLFVTTIGFLLVLTFSATSKIHNQFWNNQNYGTHGEKTWAIFFQTISTRSAGFATVDIYHFNHQSIIILGILMFIGFSPVSTAGGIRSITIGVIFLSIITMIIGKKRVTAFKREIGKETLYKAINILVIGCLIILIGTLILYSNANLNDALNGKTYDLTHAFFEICSAFGTSGLTVGLTAQTKVASKILLIIWMIIGQLGIQQTVLIWGRGKSRSEHYRRIYEDVAIG, from the coding sequence ATGAAAGCACAACTAATAAGACATAAACGTTCAAATCGCTTTTTTAATTTCTTTAAAAGGCTTGGCGTTATTAAATATATTTTTATTGTTTATATTCTTGTGATTCTAATTGCATCTTTACTTTTATATTGACCTATTAGTCATAACAAAGAATATTTAACTAAAAATAATTTAAAGGTTACTTACATGAACTGCTTCTTCTTGGCAGCTTCAGCTTTTAGCGACACTGGACTCACTACGATGCCCATTGCTTTTACTTTTAACATGTTTGGTCAAGCAGTAGTTGCAATCGCTATTTTAATTGGTGGACTTGGTGTCTTTACTTTAAAGTTCTACATCTTCACTACTCTTTTTAGTTTTAAACTAAACATCTTTAATAGCGAGCAGATCCAGAGTGAACGTGGCGGGGGAAATAATATTGGTGAAACTAAAAAGATCATAAAAGTTTCAATTACATTTCTTTTGATTGCACTTTTAGCCGGTTTTATTATCTTTAGTTTGATATTTTATACAAGTGGCGACGGACTTTTTAATAATAAGAAATACGAATTTGGTCCAAAATGAGAAGACGGAATGACTTTAAGTCAAAAAATTAAACCTGGTGAATTCAACCCTTATGAAATTGAAAGTCAAAATCCATATAAAAACTTTTCACTTTCATTTAGATATGGTGTCTTTCATACAATTTCTTCTTTAAATAACGCAGGATTTGACATTATTGGAAGTAAAAGTTTACAACCTTATTACAAAAATTATGCCTTACAAATTTTCACCATGATTTATATCTTTTTAGGCGGAATTGGTTATCCAGTAATTTATGATGTTTACTCAAAAATCAAAAGTTTAGATAAAAGAAACCCACGTCATAGATTTACTTTATTTACAAAACTTTCATTAGTAACTTATCTTTTTGTTACAACAATTGGTTTCTTGCTAGTATTAACTTTCTCAGCAACATCAAAAATTCACAACCAATTTTGAAATAACCAAAACTATGGAACGCATGGTGAAAAGACATGAGCAATCTTTTTTCAAACAATTTCAACCCGTTCAGCGGGCTTTGCCACAGTGGATATTTACCACTTTAACCATCAAAGTATTATAATTTTAGGTATCTTAATGTTTATCGGATTTAGCCCGGTATCAACTGCTGGGGGAATTAGAAGTATAACAATTGGAGTAATCTTCCTTTCAATTATTACCATGATTATTGGTAAAAAACGAGTTACCGCTTTTAAAAGAGAAATCGGCAAAGAAACTTTATACAAAGCAATTAATATTTTAGTTATTGGTTGCTTGATCATACTTATTGGAACCTTAATTCTATATTCAAATGCTAATTTAAATGATGCCTTAAATGGTAAAACTTATGATCTAACTCATGCATTTTTTGAAATTTGTTCAGCATTCGGAACTTCGGGGCTAACTGTTGGACTAACTGCTCAAACTAAAGTAGCAAGTAAAATTCTTTTAATTATTTGAATGATAATTGGACAACTTGGAATTCAACAAACTGTTTTAATTTGAGGACGCGGAAAAAGCAGAAGCGAACATTACAGAAGAATTTATGAAGATGTCGCTATCGGATAG
- a CDS encoding potassium channel family protein has protein sequence MKKIRTICIIGVGRFGSAITEALLADREHKIRLALLDKDEKVLSKFKDDVDEIYVADTAERKTLEAVNIDNYDVVIAASSDNIEIVAALSEIGVKKIIARATSKRHANVLKQIGVSTIISPEEEAGERVALLVANPSFLEYSQALHEVQDGFVVGSVNIKNPKFFNTKIKEINVRSQYQVNMVLVKRGVSSYIPDGDFVLQEDDIITMIGEPDGVTKAFDLFMNIQK, from the coding sequence ATGAAAAAAATTAGAACAATTTGCATTATCGGTGTAGGACGTTTTGGATCTGCAATTACTGAAGCTTTGCTAGCAGATCGTGAACACAAAATAAGACTTGCATTGCTTGACAAAGACGAAAAAGTTTTATCTAAATTTAAAGATGATGTTGATGAAATTTATGTTGCTGACACTGCTGAAAGAAAAACCCTTGAAGCTGTTAATATTGATAACTATGATGTTGTAATTGCTGCTAGTTCAGATAACATTGAAATAGTTGCTGCTTTAAGTGAAATTGGAGTTAAAAAAATTATTGCAAGAGCAACAAGCAAAAGACATGCAAATGTATTAAAACAAATAGGTGTTTCTACTATTATTTCGCCAGAAGAAGAGGCAGGAGAAAGGGTAGCACTTTTAGTAGCAAATCCTTCTTTCTTAGAATATTCTCAGGCATTGCATGAAGTACAAGATGGATTCGTTGTAGGGTCAGTAAACATTAAAAATCCAAAATTCTTTAACACTAAAATTAAAGAAATAAATGTAAGAAGTCAATATCAAGTAAATATGGTTTTAGTTAAAAGAGGTGTAAGTTCTTATATTCCTGATGGTGATTTTGTTTTACAAGAAGATGACATAATTACTATGATTGGCGAACCTGATGGTGTAACAAAAGCGTTTGATCTTTTCATGAATATTCAAAAATAA
- the ileS gene encoding isoleucine--tRNA ligase, producing the protein MEENKKDYKNTLLMPQTDFPMKADLATKGEQYVAFWEKNKIYKKLLKRNKNNKPFILHDGPPYANGSIHCGHALNKILKDIIVRFRTMQGYFSPFEAGWDTHGLPIEHKMLSEAKKQAKDYSIVELRKNAEDYALKQIEIQKEQFKKLSLLTDFSKTYITLDKKMEAKQLKLFWKMVKDKLIYKDLKPIYWSPSSQSALAEAEVEYADHISPSVIVAFKVKKGNEIVHKNEFLLIWTTTPWTLLANSAVAVSEKFKYKKISVEGRNFVIASDLLESVKTAAKFENVEIISEFSGKDLLNLEYESPLNKNICPVVLGHHVTLEAGTGLVHIAPLFGEDDFIIGNKYNLKKIMHVEDDGNLNENGLQFKGMFYDDANPLITKLLLEENLLLSFSKIKHQYPHDWRTHKPIMYRATPQWFVSLTSIKKDIIKALKKVKTYNDWSKKRLSLMLENRNTWCISRQRSWGVPITIFYDENKKPVIENEIFKYVIKLVEKEGTNVWYEKDSDSLLPEKFRGLNYTKENDIMDVWFDSGSTSISVTPSGIKAPFDLYLEGSDQYRGWFNSSLINSVVWRGESPFKALLSHGFVLDGKGQKMSKSKGNVVDPLEVVKKYGSDILRLWAANSEYTNDVTIDEKILQQNVEIYRKIRNTIKFMLGGISDFKFKVQKLDSIHALIYERLMNLETNILSYYEQYKFINVIKDINNFIIDLSSYYISITKDILYLNKKDDCERRQVQYIFYQTILVLLKALAPILPTTTEEIYKYFNVENKEISVHFLPFVKNRKLTFIEEEKWKSFFALKDEIYKAIEEQIKAQTIKRSNECFVTVKTDDKFIKSLPLEKLLMVAKVTFGNELKVEKKDSFKCLRCWNHFEEKDFNKDDEICMRCKEVINV; encoded by the coding sequence ATGGAAGAAAATAAAAAAGATTATAAAAACACCTTACTAATGCCACAAACTGATTTTCCAATGAAGGCTGATCTTGCAACTAAAGGCGAACAATATGTTGCATTTTGAGAGAAAAATAAAATATATAAGAAACTTTTAAAAAGAAATAAAAACAATAAACCATTCATTCTTCACGATGGCCCTCCTTATGCAAATGGTTCAATTCACTGTGGTCATGCACTTAATAAAATTTTGAAAGATATTATTGTTCGTTTTAGAACCATGCAAGGTTATTTTTCACCCTTTGAAGCAGGATGAGATACACATGGGCTTCCAATAGAACACAAGATGCTTTCTGAGGCTAAAAAGCAAGCCAAAGATTATTCAATTGTTGAACTTAGAAAAAACGCTGAAGACTATGCACTTAAGCAAATTGAGATTCAAAAAGAACAGTTTAAAAAGCTTTCACTTTTAACTGATTTTTCAAAAACTTATATTACTCTTGACAAAAAAATGGAAGCAAAACAACTTAAACTTTTTTGAAAAATGGTGAAGGATAAACTTATCTATAAAGACTTGAAACCAATCTACTGATCACCATCTTCACAATCAGCTTTAGCAGAAGCAGAAGTGGAATATGCTGACCATATTTCACCTTCAGTTATTGTTGCTTTTAAAGTTAAAAAAGGTAATGAAATTGTACATAAAAATGAATTTCTTTTAATATGAACAACTACGCCTTGAACACTTTTAGCAAACTCAGCTGTTGCAGTTAGTGAAAAATTTAAATACAAAAAAATTTCTGTTGAAGGAAGAAATTTTGTAATCGCAAGTGATCTTTTAGAATCTGTTAAAACTGCTGCTAAGTTTGAAAATGTTGAAATAATATCAGAATTTTCTGGCAAAGATTTACTTAATTTAGAATATGAAAGCCCATTAAATAAAAATATTTGTCCAGTAGTTTTAGGACATCATGTTACATTAGAAGCGGGAACTGGGCTTGTTCATATTGCTCCACTTTTTGGTGAAGACGACTTTATTATTGGCAATAAATATAACCTTAAAAAAATAATGCACGTTGAAGATGATGGAAATTTAAATGAAAATGGACTTCAATTTAAAGGAATGTTTTATGACGATGCTAATCCATTAATCACAAAATTATTACTAGAAGAAAACCTTTTACTTTCATTTAGCAAAATCAAACACCAATATCCTCACGACTGAAGAACACATAAACCTATAATGTATCGTGCAACCCCTCAATGATTTGTAAGTTTAACTTCAATTAAAAAAGATATTATAAAAGCACTTAAGAAAGTTAAAACCTATAACGATTGATCTAAAAAAAGATTAAGTTTAATGCTTGAAAATAGAAACACTTGATGTATTTCAAGACAAAGAAGCTGAGGTGTTCCGATTACTATCTTTTATGATGAAAATAAAAAACCAGTAATTGAAAATGAAATTTTTAAGTATGTAATCAAATTAGTTGAAAAAGAAGGTACTAATGTTTGATACGAAAAAGATTCCGATTCACTTTTACCTGAAAAATTTAGAGGCTTAAACTACACTAAAGAAAACGATATTATGGATGTTTGATTTGATTCTGGTTCAACATCAATTAGTGTAACTCCTTCTGGAATTAAAGCCCCTTTTGATCTTTATTTAGAAGGAAGTGATCAATACCGCGGATGATTTAACTCATCATTGATAAACTCAGTAGTTTGACGGGGAGAAAGTCCTTTTAAAGCCTTACTTTCACATGGATTTGTACTTGATGGCAAAGGACAAAAAATGTCAAAATCTAAAGGCAATGTTGTTGACCCACTTGAAGTTGTCAAGAAATATGGAAGTGATATTTTAAGACTATGAGCTGCTAATAGCGAGTATACGAATGACGTAACAATTGATGAAAAAATATTGCAACAAAATGTTGAAATTTATAGAAAGATTAGAAACACTATTAAATTTATGTTAGGTGGTATTAGTGACTTTAAATTTAAGGTTCAAAAATTGGACTCAATTCACGCCTTAATTTATGAAAGACTAATGAACCTTGAAACTAACATTTTAAGTTACTATGAACAATATAAATTTATCAATGTAATTAAGGATATAAATAACTTTATTATTGACTTGAGTAGTTACTATATTTCTATTACAAAAGACATTCTTTATTTGAATAAAAAAGATGATTGCGAAAGAAGACAAGTTCAATATATTTTCTATCAAACAATTTTAGTTTTACTTAAAGCACTTGCTCCGATTTTACCGACAACAACTGAAGAAATTTATAAGTATTTCAATGTTGAAAATAAAGAAATCTCAGTGCACTTTTTACCATTTGTTAAAAATCGGAAATTAACCTTTATTGAAGAAGAAAAATGAAAATCATTCTTTGCTTTAAAAGACGAAATTTACAAGGCAATTGAAGAACAAATTAAAGCCCAAACTATCAAACGTTCAAATGAATGTTTTGTTACAGTAAAAACAGATGATAAATTCATTAAATCTTTACCTTTAGAAAAACTTTTAATGGTAGCAAAAGTAACGTTTGGAAATGAGTTAAAAGTTGAGAAAAAAGACTCATTTAAATGTTTAAGATGTTGAAATCATTTTGAAGAAAAAGACTTCAATAAAGATGATGAAATTTGTATGCGTTGCAAGGAGGTAATCAATGTCTAA